The Altererythrobacter sp. ZODW24 genome window below encodes:
- a CDS encoding serine hydrolase domain-containing protein, translated as MSIFVNDNPALKWTLAPDVDPDVFKVECFPDKTTRVVYKSEIDEVVFDVSGDDRVALSVVDADGVKAANELVCTPPRIRYRGQYDADRPTAGQYREDIDPVLETYFSDGSAGVAAAVWKDGELVYRKSIGLSDVEANTARSFEEPFEIASVSKEFTAISILQLVEKGMLSLDDTVGKFIPELPYGDKVKIHHLLSHTSGLGSATQAENKSILLPFDRADVIKALQENGPAFEPGSAYRYGNAGMTMLAMIAEDVSGIDRTTYVRKHILEPAGMTETRFLWELSDEEHARFIKGYRLERDELSLTHQDFHPTNPFGAGDLVSTLSDLHKWHLALKDGTLISRSMFDRATTQVLLTDGTKSYRGFAFMIGWANGTKMVYNSGDINTHTRHAFAAAEDLSIILNTNVSFADDGGMPSTVRNQINGKLMSTQMLDFYGQTIDLNE; from the coding sequence GTGTCGATTTTTGTCAACGACAATCCGGCACTGAAGTGGACGCTCGCGCCCGATGTCGATCCTGATGTCTTCAAGGTCGAATGCTTCCCCGATAAGACAACTCGGGTCGTCTATAAGTCGGAAATTGATGAAGTTGTTTTCGACGTGTCTGGCGATGATCGCGTCGCCCTATCGGTCGTTGACGCTGATGGTGTGAAAGCTGCAAATGAACTGGTCTGCACGCCGCCGCGTATACGCTATCGCGGCCAATACGATGCGGACCGGCCAACGGCAGGCCAATATCGCGAGGATATCGATCCTGTGCTTGAAACCTATTTTTCCGACGGCTCCGCTGGAGTTGCGGCGGCTGTCTGGAAAGATGGTGAACTGGTGTATCGCAAGAGCATTGGACTGTCGGACGTCGAAGCAAACACCGCGCGCAGCTTTGAAGAGCCCTTCGAAATCGCTTCGGTCAGCAAAGAATTCACTGCCATCAGCATTCTGCAATTGGTTGAAAAAGGCATGCTGTCCCTCGATGACACCGTCGGGAAGTTCATTCCTGAGCTTCCATACGGGGACAAGGTGAAAATTCATCACCTTCTGTCACACACCAGCGGACTTGGTAGTGCGACCCAAGCTGAAAATAAGTCTATCCTGTTGCCGTTCGATCGGGCGGATGTAATCAAGGCCTTGCAAGAAAACGGTCCCGCGTTCGAACCTGGATCGGCTTACCGATATGGCAATGCCGGTATGACAATGCTGGCTATGATCGCGGAAGACGTGAGCGGCATCGACCGCACTACATATGTGCGGAAGCATATCCTTGAACCGGCTGGCATGACTGAAACCCGGTTTCTTTGGGAGCTATCAGACGAAGAACATGCGCGCTTCATCAAGGGTTACAGGCTGGAGCGAGATGAGCTTTCTTTGACTCATCAGGATTTTCACCCAACCAATCCCTTCGGTGCCGGTGATCTTGTCAGCACTCTGTCAGATTTGCATAAATGGCATCTCGCTCTGAAGGATGGAACGCTGATTTCACGCTCCATGTTTGATCGCGCAACGACCCAAGTCCTCTTGACCGACGGCACAAAATCGTATCGCGGTTTCGCCTTCATGATCGGTTGGGCCAACGGCACGAAAATGGTCTATAACTCGGGCGACATCAACACTCACACGCGCCATGCCTTTGCCGCCGCCGAAGATCTGTCGATCATTCTCAACACTAACGTGAGTTTTGCCGACGATGGAGGTATGCCAAGCACCGTACGTAACCAGATCAATGGGAAGTTGATGAGCACGCAGATGCTGGACTTTTACGGTCAGACGATAGATTTGAACGAGTAG
- a CDS encoding fasciclin domain-containing protein, which translates to MKRFTLPLVATAALALSACGETATTDATDADTMSNDAAMTDAAEVGTIVDVAAGNADFSTLVTAVTAADLGATLSGDGPFTVFAPTNAAFEKLPEGTLETLTAPESKEALTGILTYHVVAGETMAAALGEAITAGEGTAVLTTVNGATLSASVDGENVILTDAAGNTATVVIADVDASNGVIHAIDTVLMPS; encoded by the coding sequence ATGAAACGCTTCACCCTCCCGCTCGTCGCAACCGCAGCTCTCGCACTTTCCGCCTGCGGCGAAACCGCCACGACGGACGCAACAGACGCTGACACGATGTCCAATGACGCTGCGATGACCGACGCTGCCGAAGTAGGCACGATCGTCGATGTTGCAGCAGGCAATGCCGACTTCTCGACGCTGGTAACCGCAGTGACCGCCGCCGATCTGGGCGCGACATTGTCGGGTGACGGACCGTTCACAGTGTTCGCGCCAACTAACGCGGCGTTTGAAAAGCTCCCAGAAGGCACGCTGGAAACGCTGACCGCGCCGGAAAGCAAGGAAGCGCTCACAGGCATCCTGACGTATCACGTCGTAGCCGGTGAAACGATGGCCGCAGCGCTCGGTGAAGCAATCACTGCGGGTGAAGGTACAGCGGTGCTCACAACCGTAAATGGTGCAACTTTGTCCGCTTCGGTTGATGGCGAGAACGTCATTCTTACCGACGCAGCCGGTAACACAGCGACTGTAGTGATCGCCGATGTCGATGCATCGAACGGCGTGATCCACGCAATCGATACGGTACTGATGCCTTCGTAA
- the aqpZ gene encoding aquaporin Z, whose amino-acid sequence MIRSLAAEAVGTFWLVFGGCGSAVLAAAFPELGIGFVGVSMAFGLTVLTMAYAVGGISGGHFNPAVSVGLATAGRFAWKDVAPYTIAQLFGGVLAAGALLAIASGQAGWSPGGFASNGFGELSPGGFSMQAALLIEVILTAGFLIIILGATSKAAPADFAPIAIGLGLTLIHLISIPVTNTSVNPARSTAVAFFAETGAMGQLWLFWVAPIVGAVLGALIWKVVLMPGEAPEGIGSEGAEE is encoded by the coding sequence ATGATAAGAAGCCTAGCAGCCGAGGCAGTCGGCACATTCTGGTTGGTGTTCGGTGGTTGCGGTTCGGCAGTACTTGCTGCGGCGTTCCCTGAACTTGGTATCGGTTTCGTCGGTGTTTCGATGGCATTCGGTCTGACGGTTTTGACCATGGCCTATGCCGTCGGCGGAATATCAGGCGGGCACTTTAACCCGGCGGTTTCTGTTGGGTTGGCAACTGCTGGCCGCTTCGCTTGGAAAGATGTTGCGCCTTATACAATCGCGCAACTTTTTGGCGGCGTTTTGGCGGCGGGCGCCTTGCTCGCGATTGCTTCGGGACAGGCTGGATGGTCGCCGGGCGGTTTTGCATCCAACGGCTTTGGTGAATTGTCGCCGGGCGGTTTCTCGATGCAGGCAGCTTTGTTGATTGAAGTCATCCTCACGGCAGGCTTTCTGATCATCATCCTAGGCGCGACCAGCAAGGCGGCACCAGCCGATTTTGCTCCGATTGCGATTGGCCTGGGTCTCACTCTGATCCACCTGATTTCGATCCCGGTCACGAACACTTCGGTTAATCCGGCGCGTTCGACAGCAGTTGCGTTCTTCGCTGAAACGGGCGCGATGGGACAGCTATGGTTGTTTTGGGTTGCACCGATTGTCGGTGCGGTTTTGGGCGCTTTGATCTGGAAAGTTGTTCTGATGCCGGGTGAAGCACCAGAAGGTATTGGCAGCGAAGGCGCTGAAGAATAG
- a CDS encoding DUF962 domain-containing protein, with product MTKQYTTFAEFWPFYLREHSKPQTRTLHYIGTSLVIAIAIFSVLSGRWWLLAAMPLAGYFFAWIAHFGVEKNRPATFTYPLWSLISDFKMWWLWLTGRLAPELERAGVTHRR from the coding sequence ATGACAAAGCAATACACGACCTTCGCCGAATTCTGGCCATTTTATCTACGCGAACATAGCAAGCCGCAAACGCGGACCCTGCATTATATCGGCACATCATTGGTCATCGCGATTGCGATATTCAGCGTTCTTAGCGGGCGTTGGTGGCTGCTGGCCGCTATGCCGCTGGCAGGCTACTTCTTTGCCTGGATCGCCCATTTCGGGGTTGAGAAAAACCGTCCAGCCACTTTCACCTACCCACTCTGGTCGCTGATCTCAGATTTCAAAATGTGGTGGCTATGGCTGACAGGGCGGCTCGCTCCGGAACTTGAGCGTGCAGGAGTGACGCACCGCCGCTGA
- a CDS encoding dodecin family protein yields MSVAKVTEIIASSPNSVEDAVREGVRRASKTIQNITGVWVKDTKATVAGGEVTEWRCTLKITFVLND; encoded by the coding sequence ATGTCAGTTGCAAAAGTTACCGAAATTATTGCCTCGTCACCAAACAGCGTCGAAGACGCAGTGCGTGAAGGTGTGCGCCGTGCGTCGAAGACGATCCAGAATATTACCGGCGTCTGGGTGAAGGATACCAAGGCCACTGTTGCCGGCGGTGAAGTTACCGAGTGGCGTTGCACATTGAAGATAACCTTCGTCCTGAACGACTAA
- a CDS encoding YaiI/YqxD family protein, whose translation MTITILVDADACPVKEEIYKVALRQKVPVIIVSNSAFRIPIDPLVSRVVVDDSFDAADDWIAERAGKQSVVITADILLADRCVKAGANVLANNGKPFTANSIGGAVATRAIMADLRAGGDIIGGPPPFSKQDRSRFLSALDEVLVRLKRN comes from the coding sequence ATGACCATTACCATCTTAGTTGATGCCGATGCCTGTCCGGTCAAAGAAGAAATCTACAAAGTGGCGCTGCGGCAAAAGGTGCCAGTCATCATCGTCAGCAACTCGGCTTTCCGCATTCCGATTGATCCACTGGTAAGCCGCGTGGTCGTCGATGACAGCTTCGATGCTGCCGATGATTGGATCGCCGAGCGCGCTGGTAAGCAAAGCGTGGTGATCACGGCAGATATCCTGCTCGCTGATCGCTGTGTGAAAGCCGGAGCAAACGTACTCGCAAATAACGGTAAGCCCTTCACCGCGAACTCCATAGGCGGCGCGGTTGCGACACGCGCGATCATGGCTGACCTGAGGGCGGGCGGCGATATCATTGGCGGACCGCCGCCATTTTCAAAGCAGGACCGCTCGCGTTTTCTATCAGCGCTGGACGAGGTGCTTGTTCGCTTGAAACGAAACTAA
- a CDS encoding alkylphosphonate utilization protein: MTDSDENYVYDEVSGEWMPASELAARASAENTVEVRDAVGNLLADGDQVTLIKDLNVKGAGQTLKQGTLIKSIRLTGDDQEIDCRYPGIKGLVLRAEFVRKR, translated from the coding sequence ATGACCGATAGCGATGAAAACTACGTCTATGACGAAGTAAGCGGCGAATGGATGCCGGCAAGCGAACTTGCCGCGCGAGCATCGGCTGAAAACACGGTCGAAGTGCGCGATGCGGTCGGAAATCTGCTGGCTGACGGTGATCAGGTGACACTGATCAAGGATCTCAATGTCAAAGGCGCAGGCCAGACTTTGAAACAAGGCACGCTGATCAAGTCGATCCGCCTGACTGGTGACGATCAGGAAATCGACTGCCGATATCCAGGTATCAAGGGATTGGTGCTCCGCGCAGAATTCGTTCGCAAGCGATGA
- a CDS encoding cold-shock protein — protein sequence MPIGTVKFFNADKGYGFIQPEDGGNDSFVHITAVQAAGMQTLDKEQRLSYEVETGRNGKESAVNLSQA from the coding sequence ATGCCTATCGGCACAGTAAAATTCTTCAACGCTGACAAGGGTTATGGTTTCATCCAGCCTGAAGACGGCGGCAATGACAGCTTCGTTCACATCACTGCCGTGCAGGCTGCTGGAATGCAGACTCTCGACAAGGAACAGCGTCTTTCTTACGAAGTCGAAACCGGCCGTAATGGCAAGGAATCGGCTGTGAATCTCTCGCAAGCATAA
- a CDS encoding YbhB/YbcL family Raf kinase inhibitor-like protein → MSDQTPDWLAAALKNNRAGHGNLTVARMADVKTLGRNGFKLTSPAFQDGEELDPCFTADEEDAVAPPLEWTAPPPGAQELVVLVEDADSAGGDPVAHWVVWGLAPQKGMLLEGETPPRVGKNSQKNSEWLLPEPPREDDAHDFVFQLFALDLPLTLMPGASRAQLVKEMEGHVMAAAVLTGTYKRSEDDEEIWEDEAETSD, encoded by the coding sequence ATGTCCGATCAAACGCCAGACTGGCTTGCCGCCGCCCTTAAGAACAACCGTGCTGGTCACGGTAATCTGACTGTTGCGCGCATGGCTGATGTCAAGACGCTTGGCCGCAATGGCTTCAAGCTTACCTCGCCTGCCTTTCAGGATGGCGAAGAGCTTGACCCATGCTTTACCGCTGATGAGGAAGACGCCGTTGCGCCGCCTCTGGAATGGACCGCTCCGCCCCCAGGAGCGCAAGAGCTGGTTGTGCTGGTCGAGGATGCCGATAGTGCGGGCGGCGACCCCGTCGCGCATTGGGTTGTATGGGGCTTGGCTCCGCAAAAGGGTATGCTGCTCGAGGGCGAAACCCCGCCCCGCGTCGGAAAGAACAGCCAGAAGAACTCTGAATGGCTGCTACCCGAACCACCGCGCGAAGATGACGCGCATGATTTTGTGTTTCAACTGTTTGCGTTGGACCTTCCACTGACCCTGATGCCCGGCGCTAGCCGTGCGCAGCTGGTGAAGGAAATGGAAGGCCACGTGATGGCTGCTGCCGTGCTGACGGGCACTTACAAGCGCAGCGAAGACGACGAAGAAATTTGGGAGGACGAAGCGGAGACGAGTGATTGA
- a CDS encoding SWIB/MDM2 domain-containing protein has product MAAKNNALNKPVTLTPALEGVIGKGPMTRAQVTSKIWEYIKKHDLQAADDRRMIDADDTLAAVIGKERISMFKMTAAVSKHLS; this is encoded by the coding sequence ATGGCTGCAAAGAACAACGCGCTCAACAAGCCCGTAACTCTGACACCTGCTCTCGAAGGCGTAATCGGCAAGGGTCCAATGACCCGTGCGCAGGTTACTTCGAAGATCTGGGAATACATTAAGAAGCACGATCTTCAGGCTGCTGACGATCGCCGCATGATTGACGCCGACGACACGCTCGCTGCTGTAATCGGCAAAGAGCGTATCTCGATGTTCAAGATGACAGCTGCTGTGTCAAAGCACCTTAGCTAA
- a CDS encoding DoxX family protein, whose amino-acid sequence MGKLICRLLLAAFYSFAGYAHIADPDPFLLITPDWVPMPRAVVIWTGVAELAGAVALLQSWSKQLRRAGAIGLALYAVCVFPANINHFAMDMAREDGGAGLAYHVPRMIAQPVIIWLSLWAGEVINWPLRLRR is encoded by the coding sequence ATGGGTAAGTTGATTTGTAGGCTGCTACTTGCGGCGTTCTATAGTTTTGCAGGCTATGCCCACATCGCCGATCCTGATCCGTTTCTGCTGATCACACCCGATTGGGTGCCGATGCCGCGTGCAGTGGTGATCTGGACGGGTGTTGCCGAACTGGCAGGCGCGGTCGCTCTGCTACAATCATGGTCAAAGCAATTGCGACGTGCCGGGGCAATTGGTCTGGCGCTTTATGCAGTGTGTGTATTTCCCGCCAACATCAATCATTTTGCGATGGATATGGCTCGGGAGGATGGCGGAGCAGGTCTCGCCTATCATGTGCCGCGCATGATCGCGCAGCCGGTAATCATTTGGCTTAGTCTGTGGGCCGGAGAGGTCATCAACTGGCCCCTCCGGCTCCGCAGGTAG
- a CDS encoding DUF427 domain-containing protein, which produces MAIEASWNGEVLALSETTVMVEGNHYFPIGAVNDEFLADSETTSFCPWKGTASYYSIEAGGEHNKDAAFIYRDPKEKAEHIREHIAFWKGVEIREV; this is translated from the coding sequence ATGGCAATCGAAGCATCATGGAATGGTGAAGTGCTCGCCCTCAGCGAGACAACGGTCATGGTCGAGGGCAATCACTATTTCCCCATCGGCGCTGTGAATGATGAATTCTTGGCTGATAGCGAAACAACCAGTTTCTGCCCTTGGAAGGGCACCGCAAGCTATTATTCGATAGAGGCTGGCGGAGAGCACAATAAAGACGCCGCCTTCATCTACCGCGATCCGAAGGAAAAGGCTGAGCACATTCGCGAACACATCGCATTCTGGAAGGGTGTAGAAATCCGCGAAGTCTGA
- a CDS encoding dipeptidase, protein MKFAWTAIATALVLGSPALAQTPEETAAAALEAAPVWDGHNDVPIQLRGRYQNMIADFDFADTTDSGPDHPNGRTMHTDLTRLETGAVGAQFWSVYVSANLDEPEAVVATVEQIDVTRRLIAKYPDELALALNSADVEKALAEGKIASLIGMEGGHSIGSSLAVLRQMYAIGARYMTLTHSKNTPWADSATDAPEHNGLTDFGKDLVREMNRMGMLVDLSHVSEKTMMDALDVTKAPVIFSHSGARAINGHARNVPDNVLRRLPENGGIVMVVGLPGFLSEATRQWYGSYQAEKARLEALWQGQPESVEAALEAWAEVNPEPKATISDMADHIDQVRKVAGVANIGIGGDYDGMATGPVGMEDVTGYPALFIELARRGYSQSDLEAISNRNMMRVLKQAEAVAAAQSGMVPIETPVPE, encoded by the coding sequence ATGAAATTTGCTTGGACAGCTATTGCCACTGCTTTGGTACTGGGATCACCAGCCTTGGCGCAAACCCCTGAAGAGACAGCCGCTGCCGCATTGGAGGCGGCGCCGGTCTGGGACGGTCATAATGACGTGCCTATCCAGCTCCGCGGCCGCTACCAAAACATGATCGCCGATTTCGATTTTGCAGATACGACAGACTCGGGTCCGGATCATCCCAATGGCCGCACTATGCACACTGATCTGACGCGGCTCGAAACCGGCGCTGTGGGTGCGCAATTCTGGTCTGTCTATGTCAGTGCCAATCTGGATGAGCCCGAGGCAGTGGTTGCGACGGTTGAGCAGATCGATGTGACTCGCCGCCTGATCGCCAAATATCCCGATGAGCTGGCACTCGCGTTGAACTCTGCCGATGTTGAAAAGGCGTTGGCCGAAGGAAAGATCGCATCGCTGATTGGTATGGAAGGCGGGCATTCGATCGGCTCAAGCCTCGCCGTATTGCGGCAGATGTACGCCATCGGTGCGCGCTATATGACGCTGACGCACTCCAAGAACACGCCATGGGCTGATAGCGCGACTGATGCGCCCGAACACAATGGATTGACCGATTTCGGCAAAGATCTGGTTCGGGAAATGAACCGCATGGGTATGCTGGTCGATCTAAGTCATGTCAGCGAGAAGACGATGATGGATGCATTGGATGTAACCAAAGCGCCGGTCATCTTTAGCCATTCAGGTGCCCGTGCCATCAATGGCCATGCGCGTAATGTGCCGGACAACGTACTCAGGCGGCTGCCAGAGAATGGCGGTATTGTGATGGTTGTGGGGTTGCCAGGCTTCCTGAGCGAAGCGACGCGGCAATGGTATGGCTCCTATCAGGCCGAGAAGGCCCGTCTTGAGGCGCTGTGGCAAGGCCAACCAGAATCAGTGGAAGCGGCATTGGAGGCGTGGGCTGAGGTAAATCCAGAACCAAAGGCAACCATTTCAGACATGGCAGATCATATTGATCAGGTTCGCAAGGTCGCTGGCGTCGCCAACATCGGTATTGGCGGCGATTATGACGGCATGGCGACTGGACCTGTCGGAATGGAAGATGTCACCGGTTATCCGGCGCTGTTTATCGAACTTGCGCGGCGCGGATACTCTCAGTCTGATCTCGAAGCGATTTCGAACCGCAATATGATGCGCGTGCTCAAGCAGGCTGAGGCTGTTGCTGCCGCTCAGTCCGGCATGGTGCCAATCGAGACGCCAGTGCCGGAGTAA
- the dapD gene encoding 2,3,4,5-tetrahydropyridine-2,6-dicarboxylate N-succinyltransferase — protein sequence MSDQLAAAIESAWEDRDNVTQGSTDVAEVVGQALAMLDNGSARVAQPDGNGGWTVNQWLKKAVLLSFRLNDNQVMENGSAGTPAFDKVPSKFAGWDEARFREAGFRVVPGAVARSGSHIGRGVVLMPSFVNIGAFVDDGTMVDTWASIGSCAQIGKNCHISAGAGIGGVLEPMQANPTIIGDNCFIGARSEIVEGVQVGEGSVVAMGVFITQSTKIVNRETGEIVTGHIPPYSVVVPGALPGKPLPDGTPGPSLACAVIVKTVDAQTRSKTGINELLRD from the coding sequence ATGTCTGACCAGCTTGCCGCCGCTATCGAATCCGCATGGGAAGACCGCGACAATGTGACACAGGGGAGCACTGATGTGGCCGAAGTCGTGGGTCAAGCGCTTGCTATGTTGGACAATGGTAGCGCCCGTGTGGCCCAGCCAGATGGCAATGGCGGATGGACGGTAAACCAATGGCTTAAGAAGGCAGTACTCTTGTCATTTCGCCTCAATGACAATCAAGTGATGGAAAACGGGTCCGCTGGCACACCTGCGTTTGACAAAGTGCCTTCCAAATTTGCTGGTTGGGATGAGGCCCGCTTCCGCGAAGCAGGCTTCCGCGTTGTACCCGGCGCTGTTGCCCGCTCCGGCAGCCATATCGGGCGCGGCGTTGTCCTGATGCCTAGTTTTGTGAACATTGGCGCATTCGTGGACGATGGGACAATGGTAGACACTTGGGCGTCAATCGGCAGCTGCGCGCAGATCGGCAAAAACTGCCATATCTCCGCCGGTGCTGGCATCGGGGGCGTGCTGGAACCAATGCAAGCAAACCCTACGATCATCGGCGATAATTGCTTCATCGGAGCGCGCTCGGAGATCGTTGAAGGCGTGCAAGTCGGCGAAGGTAGCGTCGTGGCCATGGGCGTATTCATCACCCAATCGACCAAGATCGTGAACCGCGAGACTGGCGAGATCGTTACGGGTCATATTCCGCCTTATAGCGTCGTCGTCCCCGGCGCGTTGCCCGGCAAGCCCCTGCCTGATGGCACGCCAGGGCCATCGCTTGCTTGCGCGGTTATCGTCAAGACAGTCGACGCCCAAACCCGATCAAAGACGGGCATCAACGAGCTGCTTCGCGACTAA
- a CDS encoding S8 family peptidase: MEKIVTPRPASFGARWKLSSGLAALVLLSGCGGSGGGAASTPAPTPPPAPSPTPSPTPTPAPTPTPTPNPTFTDTAETRRTNGVNFHEALVAWNLGATGAGETIAIIDTGIDIDSPEFSGRISAASANLADASGTADAEDDHGTNVALIAAGGKDDTGVVGIAFNASILALRGDTPGSCATGIDSDDPLDGCTFSDTAIADGVDRAVREGATVINLSLGGSVPNANLRRAVSEAAAAGIVIVVAAGNDGDSTEAGIDPDQPDPFGAGLLGAGGANVIIAGSVNDTSVLSDFSNRAGDLGASYLAARGERLCCAYEDGVLQTETDENGDTFIFLFSGTSFAAPQISGAVALLAQAFPNLTGAEIVEILLDSARDVGDVGTDAVYGRGILDIPAAFAPAGTTSIAGSSVALPLADNAGMTSGAMGDAVQSASVETVLLDKYGRAYGYDVGKTLRGSAPRERLNGALASRGRSHSTSSPTASLAYTITEGTRGGGADWEPQLRLSQDDAEAARVLAARAAFKIAPNMQVGFAFRQGSDGLVAQLQGQDRPAFLIASSASGDEGFLRGTDVSFALRRTIGAWGLTLSAESGESYSGNVLSRADLTGEEPAKAKVSSFGATIDRDWGALDASFGASLLSEDTTVLGARFHEALGAGGADTLFLDASIGWDVAPGLRLGGALRQGHSQARGGGTIADGSQFISRAWSVDLEKRGVLSRFDSIGLRISQPLRVESGGLNLDLPVSYDYATESAQFGISRLSLTPQGREMMGEIAWRGPWLGGQAAASIYYRKDPGHYASLPDDRGVALRWSSDF, translated from the coding sequence ATGGAAAAGATTGTCACGCCGCGCCCAGCGAGCTTTGGAGCGCGCTGGAAACTGAGTTCGGGTCTTGCAGCCTTGGTATTACTTTCGGGTTGTGGCGGAAGCGGCGGCGGGGCAGCGTCTACCCCTGCGCCAACGCCTCCTCCGGCTCCGAGCCCTACGCCGTCTCCTACCCCAACGCCGGCCCCCACTCCGACACCGACGCCCAATCCGACCTTTACCGACACGGCAGAAACGCGCCGGACCAATGGCGTCAATTTTCATGAAGCTCTGGTGGCTTGGAATCTGGGGGCCACGGGCGCCGGTGAGACAATTGCTATCATTGATACCGGCATCGACATCGATAGTCCTGAATTCTCCGGGCGCATCTCCGCTGCTTCGGCCAATCTCGCGGACGCGAGTGGCACTGCCGATGCAGAAGATGATCACGGCACTAATGTCGCCTTGATCGCAGCAGGCGGCAAGGACGACACTGGCGTTGTTGGCATCGCCTTCAACGCAAGCATTCTCGCTTTACGCGGCGACACGCCTGGCAGCTGCGCTACCGGGATCGATAGCGACGATCCGCTGGACGGGTGCACGTTCTCAGACACAGCAATCGCTGATGGAGTTGACCGAGCCGTGCGCGAAGGTGCGACGGTGATCAATTTGTCCCTCGGCGGATCCGTCCCCAATGCAAATTTAAGGCGTGCGGTATCGGAGGCTGCGGCAGCGGGCATCGTGATCGTCGTCGCGGCCGGCAATGACGGCGACTCTACCGAAGCAGGTATCGATCCCGATCAACCCGATCCGTTTGGTGCGGGTCTACTTGGAGCCGGCGGCGCGAATGTGATTATTGCTGGTTCGGTCAACGATACCAGCGTCTTATCAGACTTTAGCAACCGGGCTGGTGATCTGGGCGCATCCTATCTTGCCGCTCGCGGCGAGCGGCTTTGTTGCGCTTATGAGGATGGCGTTCTCCAGACCGAGACTGACGAAAACGGGGACACCTTTATCTTCCTCTTTTCGGGTACTAGCTTCGCTGCGCCGCAGATTTCAGGCGCTGTGGCCTTGCTCGCTCAGGCATTTCCGAATTTGACCGGTGCGGAGATCGTAGAAATCTTGCTCGATAGCGCCCGCGATGTTGGTGATGTCGGAACTGATGCTGTTTATGGCCGCGGTATCCTCGATATTCCGGCGGCTTTCGCGCCTGCGGGCACCACATCAATTGCCGGCAGCAGCGTCGCGCTCCCGCTGGCAGACAATGCCGGGATGACTTCGGGCGCGATGGGCGACGCTGTGCAAAGCGCATCGGTCGAAACCGTCCTGCTAGATAAATATGGCCGGGCCTATGGCTATGACGTGGGCAAAACCTTGCGCGGTTCTGCGCCGCGTGAACGGCTGAATGGTGCGCTCGCTAGCCGTGGCCGGAGCCACTCGACAAGCAGCCCAACCGCTTCGCTGGCCTATACGATTACCGAAGGCACTCGGGGCGGCGGTGCCGATTGGGAACCGCAGCTACGACTTTCACAAGACGATGCCGAGGCGGCGCGCGTTCTCGCGGCTCGTGCGGCCTTCAAAATTGCGCCGAACATGCAAGTTGGCTTTGCCTTCCGGCAGGGTTCGGACGGACTTGTGGCTCAGCTGCAGGGACAAGATCGGCCAGCGTTCCTGATCGCATCATCGGCTTCGGGCGATGAAGGCTTCTTACGCGGAACTGACGTGTCATTCGCCCTTCGCCGCACAATCGGCGCGTGGGGTTTGACGCTCAGCGCCGAGAGCGGTGAAAGTTACTCCGGCAATGTTCTCAGCCGTGCTGATTTAACCGGTGAGGAGCCTGCCAAGGCGAAGGTCAGCAGTTTCGGTGCAACAATTGACCGCGACTGGGGCGCGCTAGACGCTTCCTTCGGCGCGAGTTTGCTTTCTGAAGACACGACTGTACTTGGCGCACGTTTCCACGAGGCACTGGGCGCAGGTGGCGCGGATACGCTGTTCCTTGACGCGTCGATCGGCTGGGATGTGGCACCTGGCTTGCGGCTGGGTGGAGCACTGCGCCAAGGCCATTCGCAAGCTCGCGGCGGCGGTACCATCGCTGACGGTTCCCAGTTTATCAGCCGTGCATGGTCGGTAGATCTGGAAAAACGCGGTGTGCTCAGCCGCTTTGATTCAATCGGATTGCGCATCTCGCAACCTTTGCGGGTTGAGAGCGGCGGGCTGAACCTCGATCTGCCGGTCAGCTATGACTACGCAACCGAAAGCGCACAGTTCGGCATCAGCCGCTTGTCGCTGACCCCGCAAGGGCGCGAAATGATGGGCGAGATAGCTTGGCGCGGGCCGTGGCTTGGCGGACAAGCTGCCGCCAGCATCTATTACCGCAAAGATCCTGGCCATTACGCGAGCCTGCCCGACGACCGGGGCGTTGCCTTGCGCTGGTCGAGCGACTTTTAG